The window AACGCTCTGTCCACGGACGCCGCCGTTTTGCTACAGATGGGGCGACGCAAGAGTGATTTGGTTCAGACCTTTTTCCTGCGAGGCCCGCGCCCAGATTTCGGGGAACAAATCGCTCAAGCCTTTCGAGAGCGCTACACAATTTTGAAGGGCTTAGGTCTACCAGCGGATAGTATTTTCAAGAGCTTTCAAGACTACGCGGGCGGTAACGGTGACCCGCAGCGCCAGGGCGCAGCGCTGGCTGTTATCACATACTTTTTTGACGCCTGTGACATATTTGAAGATCCAGGCCCAATGGAAAGCGGATCATGATTCTGCCTTCAAAACACGTCCAGCCGCAACGCGCTCTCGTCGGAGTCGGAGCAGAAATCATCAGTGCTCTCACTACGCCGATGACAATGTCTCGAATGTGGGACGAGATTCGTGGACGCCGGACACTCGCTGTTCCAAACGCTCCTTTGGATTATGAGTGGTTTGTTCTCGCTTTGGATTTTCTATATTCGATAGGCGCGATCGACTACGAACGTGGAACATTGCGGAGGGTTGCGAAATGATCCGACATCTCGGAAGCGATCTTCCCTCTTTCAAGACGCTGTCATTCCGCCCAGGTCTGAACATCCTGCTTGCGGACAAAAGCGAAGGTGCAACTGATCGGCAATCGCGCAATGGGGCGGGCAAATCAAGTTTGGTCGAACTGATCCATTTTCTGTTGGGCGCAGAGGTGCGCCCGGAAAGCCTGTTTCGGAGTTCAAAACTCGTCGATCACTCCTTCGACATTCTTTTTGATGTAAAGGACGCGCCCATTTCAGCCAGCAGATCGGGTAAACGGCCGTCGAGAATCGTCGTGGATGGAAACTTTTCTGGCTGGCCGATCACGCCGGTTGAGAAATCTAGCGGGTTTACGGAACTCACAAACGAAGCCTGGAAAGAGAATCTCGGCGCGTTATGGTTCGGCCTGCCTGTTGAGTCAGAGGAGAGTCATCCGTCATTTCGCTCTCTCTTTTCCTATTTTGCGCGGCGACAAGGGAGCGGGGGATTCATTCAACCCATTCAACACTCGGGCCAACAGCAAACTTGGGAGCAACAATTTTCTGTGGCCTACCTCCTGGGTTTGGACTGGACTCTTCCGCTACGCTTTCATGAGCTTCACGTCCGGGAGAAGGTAACAAAGGAGTTGCGTAAAGCAGCCAAATCGGGCGAACTTGGGCAGTATTTCGGACGTGCCGCCGACTTACGGACTCGATTGACGGTGGTAGAAGCGCGCGCACAGCGCCTACGTGAGCAACTTGACTCTTTTCAAGTTGTGCCGCAGTACAAAGAGTTGGAGCGTGAGGCTAACGACATTACTCATGCCATCGATTCAAGGAATATCGAAAATGTATTGGATGGGGATCTTGTGCGCCAATTGCGATCCTCGCTTGAAGATGAACGGACACCAGACCTGAAGGATGTGACGAATGTGTACGCTGAGGTCGGGGTGATTATGCCGGATCTCATCAAGCGGCGTTTCGATGAGGTCGAGAACTTTCATCGCACAATTCTGGAAAATCGGCGCTCACATCTCGCGTCGGAAATTAGTTCTGCGGAAACGCGTATCGTGGAACGTGACCGATTGAATCTGGAACAGGATCGTAGACGCCAACAAATTATGGGCACTTTGCGGTCTGGAGGTGCACTAGAGCACTACACCAATTTGCGCGAGGAGCTGGGTCGCCTGGAAGCCGAAGTGGAAGGTGTGAGGCAGCGACTCCAAACCGCCGAGACCATCGAAAGCACAAAAACAGAGATGGACATCGAACGGGCAAATTTGCTGAAAGCGTTGAGGGATGATATTCATGAGCGTGCCGCCACGGTGCGCGAAGCCATTCTGACCTTCGAGCAACTGTCAGAATCGTTATACGAACGCGCCGGAAGTTTGACGATAGCAGAAGCGGCGTCTGGTCCTTCCTTCGACGTTCATATTGATGGTCAACGGAGCAAGGGGATCACCAATATGCAGATTTTCTGTTTCGACATGACTTTGATGGAGATTTCTCATAAGCGCGGCCGGGGACCTGGATTTCTCGTTCACGACAGTCATCTATTTGACGGAGTTGATGAACGACAAGTGGCAAAGGCGCTCCAACTGGGGGCTGAGCAAGCTCAATCAGCGGGGTTCCAGTACATCGTTACGATGAATTCGGACGCATTGCCGAGAGATGGGTTCAAAGGTGATTTCAACATACGTGATTACGTGATGGACACGGTGCTCACCGATGCGACTGAGACGGGTGGATTATTCGGATTGCGCTTTGAGTAGGCGGATCGAATTTGGGAATTCGTCTGCGCTCAGAACCGTAGGCAAGACGCTTATATACTCCCAGAACAGCGTTATATGTTCCTCCGGCCCCTTTCAAAACGCGATACGTTTTGTGATACGTCGGATCTGGGTTTGATGCCGGCTTACAAGGACTTAGGGAGCCACCGGGGTCTTGTAAGTTGTTGAAAAGCATAATGTTGGGACTATGGCATGGAAGAGGTCATCGGTTCGATCCCGATCAGGTCCACCAAAATATCCATTACAAACCAATAAGTTACGAGAAGTGAGCAAATTCCTTCTCGGCGCGTTTGGTGTCATTTGGTGTCAAATTTATAAATACCTTTCTCCGCCTTG is drawn from Edaphobacter lichenicola and contains these coding sequences:
- a CDS encoding ABC-three component system middle component 6, which gives rise to MILPSKHVQPQRALVGVGAEIISALTTPMTMSRMWDEIRGRRTLAVPNAPLDYEWFVLALDFLYSIGAIDYERGTLRRVAK
- a CDS encoding ABC-three component system protein — translated: MIRHLGSDLPSFKTLSFRPGLNILLADKSEGATDRQSRNGAGKSSLVELIHFLLGAEVRPESLFRSSKLVDHSFDILFDVKDAPISASRSGKRPSRIVVDGNFSGWPITPVEKSSGFTELTNEAWKENLGALWFGLPVESEESHPSFRSLFSYFARRQGSGGFIQPIQHSGQQQTWEQQFSVAYLLGLDWTLPLRFHELHVREKVTKELRKAAKSGELGQYFGRAADLRTRLTVVEARAQRLREQLDSFQVVPQYKELEREANDITHAIDSRNIENVLDGDLVRQLRSSLEDERTPDLKDVTNVYAEVGVIMPDLIKRRFDEVENFHRTILENRRSHLASEISSAETRIVERDRLNLEQDRRRQQIMGTLRSGGALEHYTNLREELGRLEAEVEGVRQRLQTAETIESTKTEMDIERANLLKALRDDIHERAATVREAILTFEQLSESLYERAGSLTIAEAASGPSFDVHIDGQRSKGITNMQIFCFDMTLMEISHKRGRGPGFLVHDSHLFDGVDERQVAKALQLGAEQAQSAGFQYIVTMNSDALPRDGFKGDFNIRDYVMDTVLTDATETGGLFGLRFE